The Psychromonas sp. MME1 genome window below encodes:
- a CDS encoding CmpA/NrtA family ABC transporter substrate-binding protein, producing the protein MSGTKPIKSVFKKLIISFAISASLIATAQSQKLGMPEKDELKFGFIKLTDMAPIAIAYEKGYFEDEGLYVTIEAQANWKVLLNGLIDGTLDGAHMLAGQPLAATMGYGTQADIITPFSININGNAITVSNDIWAQMKPHIPKQADGKPVHPIKADALKPVVDAYKAQGKPFNMGMVFPVSTHNYELRYWLAAGGINPGYYAPHKGDTSGHISADAILSVTPPPQMPSTLEAGTIYGYCVGEPWNQQAVFKGIGVPVVTDYEIWKNNPEKVFGVTAEFAKKYPNTTIRLTRALIRAAIWLDDNNNANRPEAVKILSQSNYVGADYDVIANSMTGTFEYEKGDKRSVPDFNVFFRYNATYPYYSDAIWYLTQMRRWGQISEAKSDQWYKDLAKKVYRPDIYQLAAQSLIEEKLADAKDFPDFKTETGFRAPQTHFIDNLVYDGNTPNAYIDSFKIGLKKDNKL; encoded by the coding sequence ATGAGTGGGACAAAACCGATTAAATCTGTATTTAAGAAATTAATCATAAGCTTTGCAATTTCAGCTTCGCTGATTGCTACTGCGCAAAGTCAAAAGCTAGGCATGCCAGAAAAAGATGAACTAAAATTCGGCTTCATCAAGCTCACCGATATGGCGCCTATCGCCATCGCCTATGAAAAGGGGTACTTTGAAGATGAGGGGCTATACGTCACTATCGAAGCGCAAGCTAACTGGAAGGTTTTACTCAACGGCTTAATTGATGGCACTCTAGATGGCGCACATATGCTAGCAGGACAACCCCTTGCTGCAACGATGGGATATGGCACTCAAGCAGACATTATTACGCCCTTCTCCATCAATATAAACGGTAATGCGATTACCGTATCGAATGACATTTGGGCTCAAATGAAACCTCATATCCCCAAGCAAGCTGATGGGAAGCCCGTTCATCCGATAAAAGCCGATGCATTAAAGCCTGTCGTCGATGCTTACAAAGCACAGGGTAAACCCTTTAATATGGGTATGGTTTTTCCCGTTTCTACGCATAACTACGAACTACGTTATTGGTTAGCAGCTGGTGGCATTAATCCCGGATACTATGCTCCCCACAAAGGCGATACAAGTGGCCACATTAGTGCCGATGCAATCCTTTCTGTGACGCCACCACCACAGATGCCTTCCACTTTAGAAGCGGGCACAATATACGGCTACTGCGTCGGTGAACCTTGGAATCAACAAGCGGTATTCAAAGGTATTGGCGTACCCGTTGTTACCGATTATGAGATATGGAAAAACAATCCCGAAAAGGTGTTTGGCGTAACGGCTGAATTTGCTAAAAAATATCCGAATACCACCATTCGCTTAACCCGAGCACTGATCAGAGCGGCGATTTGGTTAGATGATAACAATAATGCTAATCGCCCTGAAGCGGTCAAAATATTATCGCAGTCAAATTACGTGGGGGCTGATTATGATGTTATCGCTAACAGCATGACAGGGACGTTTGAATATGAAAAAGGAGATAAACGCTCAGTACCAGATTTCAATGTATTCTTCCGCTATAACGCAACCTACCCCTACTATTCCGATGCAATTTGGTATCTAACACAAATGCGTCGCTGGGGACAAATTTCAGAGGCAAAAAGCGACCAATGGTATAAGGATTTAGCGAAAAAAGTTTATCGTCCTGATATATACCAATTAGCAGCACAATCATTAATTGAGGAGAAGTTAGCCGATGCAAAAGACTTTCCTGACTTTAAAACAGAAACCGGTTTTAGAGCACCACAAACACACTTTATTGACAATTTAGTTTATGACGGCAATACACCAAATGCTTACATAGATTCTTTTAAAATTGGTCTTAAAAAAGATAACAAACTGTAA
- a CDS encoding ABC transporter permease, with the protein MTISSLTNKLVTATSSSANLQRLFKSVCQLLLLPFLGITIFLLLWTITAKNIHTSLGDFPGPTAVLQQFQTLYDEHQTEREKAQKFYQRQEVRNNARIAKDPSYQAKDRKYTGKETFFDQIVTSLITVSSGFLLAAIIAIPLGIAMGLSKNLNSAVNPIIQIFKPVSPLAWLPLVTMVVSALYISDDPMLSKSFLNSMMTVTLCSLWPMVINTSIGVSTLDQDLKNVSRVLRLPMHKHIQKIVLPASIPMIFTGMRLSFGVAWMVLIAAEMLAQNPGLGKFVWDEFQNGSSNSLARIMAAVIVIGFIGFILDRGMLQLQRMASWDKSTVTV; encoded by the coding sequence ATGACAATTAGCTCACTGACCAATAAATTAGTCACAGCGACATCTTCTAGCGCTAATCTACAACGCCTATTTAAGTCTGTTTGTCAGTTACTACTTCTGCCATTTTTAGGTATTACGATATTTTTACTACTATGGACAATTACAGCCAAAAACATTCACACATCATTGGGCGATTTTCCTGGCCCAACGGCTGTTTTACAACAATTTCAGACATTATACGATGAGCATCAAACGGAAAGAGAAAAAGCACAAAAGTTCTACCAACGCCAAGAGGTACGCAATAATGCCAGAATAGCCAAAGATCCAAGCTATCAAGCAAAGGATCGAAAATACACGGGTAAAGAGACTTTTTTCGATCAAATCGTCACCAGTTTAATTACCGTGAGTAGTGGCTTTTTACTCGCAGCAATTATTGCAATTCCATTAGGTATTGCAATGGGATTAAGTAAAAACTTAAACTCAGCGGTCAACCCTATTATACAAATATTTAAGCCTGTATCACCGCTTGCATGGTTACCGTTGGTGACGATGGTGGTCAGTGCGCTGTATATTTCCGATGATCCCATGTTATCAAAATCATTTCTCAACTCAATGATGACGGTAACATTATGTAGTTTGTGGCCAATGGTCATTAACACTTCGATTGGTGTATCTACACTAGATCAAGATTTAAAAAATGTCAGCCGTGTATTGCGTCTACCGATGCACAAACATATTCAAAAAATTGTCCTACCCGCTTCAATACCAATGATCTTTACCGGCATGCGTTTATCCTTTGGCGTTGCTTGGATGGTACTTATTGCCGCCGAAATGTTGGCACAAAATCCAGGGCTAGGAAAGTTTGTCTGGGACGAATTCCAAAATGGCAGTTCAAATTCATTAGCCCGTATTATGGCGGCGGTCATTGTCATTGGATTCATTGGTTTTATTCTCGATAGAGGCATGTTGCAATTACAACGTATGGCATCTTGGGATAAATCGACGGTCACCGTTTAA
- a CDS encoding ABC transporter ATP-binding protein, translating into MKAFLDISHIDMVFPTPTGDFTALKDVDLQIKKGEFVSLIGHSGCGKSTVLNVVAGLYQASKGGIILNGREVREPGPERAVVFQNHSLLPWLTAYQNVELAVNEVFAGKMNKSEKREWIEHNLKLVHMDHAMDKRPSEISGGMKQRVGIARALAMQPEVLLMDEPFGALDALTRAHMQDSLMEIQNELNNTVIMITHDVDEAVLLSDRIIMMSNGPAATVGEILQVELERPRDRLSLSKDAEYNRLRSEVLTFLYEKQRKVEMIKPATVKKAAINSATA; encoded by the coding sequence ATGAAAGCATTTCTTGATATTAGCCATATTGATATGGTTTTCCCAACACCGACTGGCGATTTCACAGCCCTTAAGGATGTTGATTTACAAATAAAAAAAGGAGAGTTTGTCTCATTAATTGGCCATTCTGGCTGTGGAAAATCCACGGTACTAAATGTCGTCGCAGGTCTTTATCAAGCATCTAAAGGTGGCATCATACTCAATGGTCGAGAAGTGAGGGAACCGGGACCGGAACGCGCAGTGGTTTTTCAAAATCACTCGCTGTTGCCTTGGTTAACAGCATATCAAAATGTTGAATTAGCGGTTAATGAGGTTTTTGCCGGAAAAATGAACAAGTCTGAAAAACGCGAGTGGATAGAGCATAACCTCAAACTAGTACATATGGATCATGCTATGGATAAGCGCCCGAGTGAAATATCCGGAGGCATGAAGCAACGAGTAGGTATTGCTCGCGCGCTAGCAATGCAACCCGAAGTGTTACTTATGGATGAACCCTTCGGCGCATTAGACGCACTAACAAGGGCGCACATGCAAGATTCTCTAATGGAAATTCAAAATGAACTCAATAATACGGTAATAATGATAACCCATGATGTTGATGAAGCAGTGCTGCTCTCAGACCGGATCATCATGATGAGCAATGGGCCTGCGGCAACGGTTGGTGAAATATTGCAAGTTGAATTGGAACGCCCAAGAGACAGACTGAGCCTTTCTAAGGACGCCGAATACAACCGACTGCGCTCTGAGGTATTAACCTTCCTATACGAGAAACAACGTAAAGTCGAAATGATCAAACCAGCAACGGTAAAAAAAGCGGCAATAAATAGCGCAACGGCTTAA
- the queF gene encoding NADPH-dependent 7-cyano-7-deazaguanine reductase QueF (Catalyzes the NADPH-dependent reduction of 7-cyano-7-deazaguanine (preQ0) to 7-aminomethyl-7-deazaguanine (preQ1) in queuosine biosynthesis), with amino-acid sequence MTDKHLYKNSSALQNLSLGKNSEYKDHYDASLLQDPRSLNRDELKISADNLPFVGYDLWNIYELSWLNSKGKPVVATAVVTIPFDSDNLIESKSFKLYLNSFNQTQFSCLTEVQERLTTDLSKVANKSVRVEINDNLDKFTDKLGTFKGHCIDDLDIAVNNYQFTSDYLQDIGGNQIVTETLYSHLLKSNCLITNQPDWGSVEISYTGQKLDREKLLRYLISFRQHNEFHEQCVERIYCDLMKFAQIDSLSVYARYTRRGGLDINPLRSTNSIESVNNLRLLRQ; translated from the coding sequence ATGACCGATAAGCACCTTTACAAAAATAGTAGCGCATTACAAAACCTCTCTCTAGGAAAGAACAGTGAATATAAAGATCACTATGATGCGTCTTTGTTACAGGATCCCCGTAGTTTGAATCGCGATGAATTAAAAATAAGCGCCGATAATTTACCCTTTGTTGGCTATGATTTATGGAATATTTATGAATTATCTTGGTTAAATAGCAAAGGTAAACCGGTTGTTGCAACGGCGGTTGTCACTATCCCCTTTGATAGTGACAACTTAATTGAATCAAAATCTTTTAAACTCTATCTAAATAGCTTTAATCAAACTCAATTTTCTTGCCTCACTGAAGTGCAAGAAAGATTAACAACAGATTTGTCAAAGGTCGCCAACAAAAGCGTGCGTGTTGAAATTAATGACAATTTAGATAAATTTACGGATAAGTTAGGCACCTTCAAGGGGCATTGCATCGATGATTTGGATATAGCGGTTAATAACTACCAATTCACAAGTGACTACTTGCAGGACATTGGTGGTAATCAAATAGTGACAGAAACATTATATTCACATCTTTTAAAATCAAACTGTTTAATCACTAACCAACCGGATTGGGGAAGTGTAGAAATAAGCTACACAGGACAAAAGCTTGATAGAGAAAAATTATTACGTTACTTAATATCATTTCGTCAGCATAATGAATTCCATGAGCAGTGTGTCGAACGAATTTACTGCGACCTCATGAAATTTGCACAAATAGATTCGCTTTCAGTCTATGCGCGTTATACTCGCCGAGGTGGTTTAGATATCAACCCATTACGATCGACGAACAGCATCGAAAGTGTTAATAATCTACGTTTATTACGACAATAA
- the syd gene encoding SecY-interacting protein, translating to MNTPTEQQLLALLDRQKALWQSEKKCLPQLPFDEQWRSPCEVGEEQNGYISWAAVKRDTNTDLHNIEEALGIELHPTISVFFCSVYAGELPCTFDGHPIQLIQVWNEEDFRLLQENMIAHFMMQKRLKKPASMFIASCSDEMQIISILNETGQVQLETLGKGQEAVLAENLADFLAQLTPVIE from the coding sequence ATGAATACTCCAACTGAGCAACAATTATTGGCACTTTTAGATCGTCAAAAAGCGCTTTGGCAAAGTGAAAAAAAGTGTCTTCCTCAATTGCCCTTTGATGAACAATGGCGATCACCCTGTGAAGTCGGCGAAGAGCAGAACGGTTATATCTCTTGGGCAGCGGTTAAGCGTGACACAAATACGGATTTGCATAATATCGAAGAAGCACTGGGTATCGAGCTTCATCCTACGATCAGCGTTTTCTTTTGTAGCGTCTATGCGGGGGAGTTACCCTGTACCTTTGATGGTCATCCCATTCAATTAATTCAAGTTTGGAATGAAGAGGATTTTAGGTTATTACAGGAGAATATGATTGCTCATTTTATGATGCAAAAACGGTTAAAAAAACCAGCGTCGATGTTTATTGCCAGTTGTAGTGATGAGATGCAGATCATCTCTATTTTAAATGAAACAGGGCAAGTACAGTTAGAGACACTTGGTAAAGGGCAGGAAGCTGTTTTGGCGGAAAATTTGGCTGATTTTTTAGCACAATTAACCCCTGTTATTGAATAA